In the genome of Bacillota bacterium, the window TCCCCTGGCCGGACAGGATACGGTCGAGGCGGGCGGCGTCCTCGTCGGTGCTCCTCAGGGCGGCGGCGCTTGCACTCGTGCATGATACCCCTGATACGGCATGATGGCGTTGGGCGCTCCCCAACGTGTAACCAATACACCAGCCGCCGAAGAGCAGCAACAGCCGACGGCACGGGGGTCCCTAGCAGGAGTTGAGGCGCAAGAACGTCTTCCAAGACTCCTTGCTTGCCAATAGGGGGTGTTTTAGTTATCCTAAGGGGAGGAGGGTTGCCCACATGGAAAGAGCGCTTAGCGTTGCCCAGGTTGCCGAACGCCTTTCCGTCCACCCGAAGACAGTGTACAACATGCTGGTGCGGGGCGAACTCAGAGGAGTCAAGGTGGGACGAGTATGGCGCGTGCCAGCAGAAGAACTGGAGGTCTTTCTGCGCGGCGAGAGGGCTGCTGAGGCCCGCCCAACCCTT includes:
- a CDS encoding helix-turn-helix domain-containing protein, with product MERALSVAQVAERLSVHPKTVYNMLVRGELRGVKVGRVWRVPAEELEVFLRGERAAEARPTLREYTRSEIRRFLKADKVDEATVRKVEQLLQ